The window GAATCGAATCGTTGCCCAGTTCCAGCTTGGCCACGGCACGTTCGGCGATGTTGAGCACGATCCGGCCATCCTTGACCGCATGCGCGGGCACGCGCACGCCGGGCATGCGCGCATCCACCAGCACGTGCGGGGTCATGCCGTTGTCGGCAATCCATTCGTACAGCGCGCGCAACAGGTACGGGCGCTGGCTGGACATCGCGGGCGGGGCCGTTTCGCCCATCTCAATCTTCCGTCACAACGGGAGGTCGCGCAGGGCCTTTTCCTGCTCGGTCAGGCTGCGCAGGAAGCCGGGGTTGCGGAAGATGCGGTTGCCGTAGTCCTCGATCGCCTTGCCGTCCTTCGGCAGCGGGATGCCGAGCGACTGCAGGCGCCAGATGATCGGGGCCATCGCGCAGTCGGCCAGGCTCATTTCCTGGTTGAGAAAGAACTTGCTGGCCTTGAACAGCGGGACCGAGGCGGTGAGCAGTTCCTTCAGCCGCTTGCGCGCGGCCTCCACCTGCTGCTTGTTGCCCATCCGGATCGCCTGCACCTGCGGCACCCAGTCGTGCTCGATGCGCAACATCGCGAGGCGCAGCCGCGCGCGCGACAGCGGATCGACCGGCATCAGCGGCGGATGCGGATAGCGCTCGTCGAGGTATTCGCTGACCACGCTGGCTGCGTACAGGACCAGATCGCGCTCGACCAGGGTCGGCACCGAGTGATAGGGGTTCAGGTCGATCAGGTCTTCCGGCGGGTTCTGCGGATCGACCGAGACGAAGTCGTAGGTGACGCCCTTGGCCGCCAGGACCAGGCGGACGCGGTGGCAAAGGACATCGTCGACCGAGGAAAACAGGGTCAGTGCGTTACGCATCCGCGGACTCACAGCCATCATCAGGACCACTCCTGCGCCCGGGTATCCCGGTCGCACCTGCGCCGCCCGCACGATGCGGACAGCCGCAAAGCGTACTTCACCCTGTTCGTCGCACCTGCCGCCGCCGTGTCAGTGGACGTCCTGCCAGTACTCGTTCTTCAGCAGCCAGGCGAGGAACGCCAGGAAGACCAGGAACAGGATCACCCACACGCCCAGGCTTTCGCGCTTGAGCGCGGCGGGCTCACCGGCGTATTCGAGGAACGCGGTGATGTCGCGCGCGGTCTGGTCGAATGCCTGCGCATCCTGCGTGCCCGCCTGGCTGATGGTGAAGCCCTCGACCGGCAGTTCGCCCGTCGCGGTCTTCTTGCCATGCACCGGCTGCTGCAGGCCCTGCAACTCCCACAACGGGTTCGGCATCGAGGCATTGGCGAAGAGGGTGTTGTTCCAGCCGACCGGACGCGATTCGTCGAGGTAGAACGACTTCAGGTAGGTGTAGATCCAGTCGCTACCGCGCACGCGCGAGATCACGCTCAGATCCGGCGGTGCCTTGCCGAACGCCGCCACGCCCATCGCCGCGGTCATCGGCGAGATCACGTGGTCGCCGATCTTGCCGCCATTGAAGTTGAGGTTGGCCTGCACGTCTTCCTCGGACAGGCCCAGGTCCTCGCCGATGCGGGCGTAGCGCACGTACTTCAGCGAATGGCAGCTGCTGCAGTAGTTCATGTACAACGCCGCGCCGCGCTGCAGCGAGGCCTTGTCGCTCAGGTCGGTACCGGCCTGCTGCACCTTGCCGCCGCCAGCGGCCAGCGCTGTGACGGAAAGCAGGACGCCGGCAGCGAACACCGCCAGGCGGGAAACGAACGCCCGCTTCTTGGAAGGCAAGTTAGTCATGCATCGTCACCCGTTCCGGCACCGGCTTGGTCTTGTCGAGCTTCGTCCACACCGGCATGGTGATGAAGAAGGCGAAGTAGAGGAAGGTCAGCACGCGGCCGATGATGGTTTCAGTTGGATCCGTACCCGGACCGGCACCGATCTTGCCCAGCCACAGGAAGCTGACCGCGAACATCAACAGCATGGACCAGCTCAGCCAGCCGCGGTAGCGATACGACTTCACCGGCGACTTGTCGAGCCAAGGCACCAGGAACAGCACCGCGATGGCACCGAACATCACCAGCACGCCCCACAGCTTGATGCCGAAGAACGACGGCACCACGCGCAACATCGCGTAGTACGGGGTGTAGTACCAGACCGGCTTGATGTGCTCCGGGGTGACCAGCGGGTTGGCCTCGGTGAAGTTGTCGTGCTCCAGGAACCAGCCACCGAATGCCGGTGCATAAAAGATGATGAAGGCCGCGATGACCAGGAAGCAGCAGACGTAGAACGTGTCCTTGACCGTGAAATACGGGTGGAACGGCACGCCGTCGGCGGGTGCGGTCGGCGACCAGCGGTTGCCCTTCGGGCCCTTCTTGATCTCGACGCCGTCCGGGTTGTTGGACCCCACTTCGTGCAGCGCGAAGATGTGCAGCACCACCAGCAGCAACAGCACCAGCGGCAGCGCGATCACGTGCAGCGCGAAGAAGCGGTTGAGGGTGGCATCGCCCGGGTTGTAGTCGCCCATGATCCATTCGGTCAGGCCGGTGCCGATCACCGGGAACGCGCCGAACAGCGAGATGATCACCTTGGCGCCCCAGTAGGACATCTGACCCCACGGCAGCACGTAGCCAAGGAAGGCCTCGGCCATCAGCACCAGGTAGATCAGCATGCCAAGGATCCACACGAGCTCGCGCGGCTTCTTGTACGAGCCGTACATCAGGCCGCGGAACATGTGCAGGTAGACCACGATGAAGAACAGCGACGCACCGGTGCTGTGCATGTAGCGGATCAGCCAGCCCCACTCCACGTCGCGCATGATGTATTCGACCGATGCGAAGGCTTCCGCCGCGCTCGGCTTGAAGTGCATCGTGAGGAAGATGCCGGTGACGATCTGGTTGACCAGCACCACGCTGGCCAGGATCCCGAAGATGTACCAGATGTTGAAGTTCCTCGGCGCGTAGTACTCCGACATGTGCTTGCGGTAGAACGGCATCATGCCGGGCGCGCGCTGGTTGACCCAGTCCATCGCGCCGTTGGCGGCGTCTGTTGCAGTGCGGATCAGAATGTTCGCCATGGCTTACGCGGCTCCCTGCGGATCAACGCCGATGACCACGGTGCTGTCGTTCTCGAAGTAGTACGGCGGTACGGGCAGGTTCGCCGGCGCCGGCTGCGCCTTGTACACGCGACCGGCGAGGTCGTAGCGCGACTTGTGGCAGGGGCAGAAATAGCCGCCCTTCCAGTCCGGGTCGAACGGCTGCGGCTTGACCTCCGGCAGGTGCTCCGGTGCGCAACCCAGGTGGGTGCACACGCCGACCAGCACGGAAATCTCCGGCTTGATCGAGCGCGAGGCGTTCTGCGCGTACTTCGGCTGCTGGTCGGCGTTGGCCGAACCCGGATCCGCAAGCAGGGAATCCAGTGACTTCATGGTGTCCAGCATCGCCTTGGAACGCTTGGCGATGAAGATCGGCTGGCCACGCCAGTTGATCACCATCTGCTGGCCTTCGACCAGAGCGCTGAGATCCTGGCTCACCGGCGCGCCGGCGAAACGGGCCCGCGCACTGGGGCTCCACGACTTGATGAAAGGCACCGCGGCGAACCCGGCTCCGACCGCACCGACCACTGCCGTGGTCGCGGTCAGGAACCTGCGCCGGCCGGTGTTGACCTCATGATTGGTCATCCCGCACTCCGAAAATAAGCAAATACACGGCTGCGGCGCCTGGCGACGCGCTGGCGCACGCTGGCCGGCCGCAAAAGACGGGGAAGTGTAACGGAACGCTTAACGAGCCGACAATCCGCCCTGCGCCGGCGCGGCCACGGGATTGGCCAGACCGCGGTAGCGATCGGCCAGCAGGCCGACTCGCTCCACGTAGCGCCGGGTCTCGCTGTAGGGCGGCACGCCGCCGTATTTGGCCACCGCGCCCGGCCCGGCGTTGTAGCCGGCCGCAGCCAAGGTCAGGTTGCCGTTGAAGCGCTTCAGCAGCATCGCCAGATAGCGCACCCCGCCGCCGATGTTCTGCACGGGATCGAATGCATCACTGACGCCGACCTCGCGGGCGGTGCCCGGCATCAGCTGCATCAGCCCCTGCGCGCCAACCCGCGACAGCGCGTTCGGGTTGAACGCGGATTCCGCATGAATGATCGCGCGGACGATGGACTCGTCGACCCCGTGCTCGCGCGCGGCGGCTGCGATCTCGGCCTGATACGCGGTGGTGTTCAGGCGCAGGGTGCGGAAATTGACCCCGGGCTTGGTCCCGCAGGCGTAGCAGGTTTCCATGTAGCTGTACTTGATCGTCCGCACCGAAGCCACCGCCATCCCGCGCGGGCGGGCGCTGCTGTAGGTGCGCACGCCGTCCTTGATGTACGAATACACTTGGCCGTGGACGCGGCGC of the Thermomonas carbonis genome contains:
- a CDS encoding glutathione S-transferase N-terminal domain-containing protein, which translates into the protein MAVSPRMRNALTLFSSVDDVLCHRVRLVLAAKGVTYDFVSVDPQNPPEDLIDLNPYHSVPTLVERDLVLYAASVVSEYLDERYPHPPLMPVDPLSRARLRLAMLRIEHDWVPQVQAIRMGNKQQVEAARKRLKELLTASVPLFKASKFFLNQEMSLADCAMAPIIWRLQSLGIPLPKDGKAIEDYGNRIFRNPGFLRSLTEQEKALRDLPL
- a CDS encoding cytochrome c1; amino-acid sequence: MTNLPSKKRAFVSRLAVFAAGVLLSVTALAAGGGKVQQAGTDLSDKASLQRGAALYMNYCSSCHSLKYVRYARIGEDLGLSEEDVQANLNFNGGKIGDHVISPMTAAMGVAAFGKAPPDLSVISRVRGSDWIYTYLKSFYLDESRPVGWNNTLFANASMPNPLWELQGLQQPVHGKKTATGELPVEGFTISQAGTQDAQAFDQTARDITAFLEYAGEPAALKRESLGVWVILFLVFLAFLAWLLKNEYWQDVH
- a CDS encoding cytochrome b, giving the protein MANILIRTATDAANGAMDWVNQRAPGMMPFYRKHMSEYYAPRNFNIWYIFGILASVVLVNQIVTGIFLTMHFKPSAAEAFASVEYIMRDVEWGWLIRYMHSTGASLFFIVVYLHMFRGLMYGSYKKPRELVWILGMLIYLVLMAEAFLGYVLPWGQMSYWGAKVIISLFGAFPVIGTGLTEWIMGDYNPGDATLNRFFALHVIALPLVLLLLVVLHIFALHEVGSNNPDGVEIKKGPKGNRWSPTAPADGVPFHPYFTVKDTFYVCCFLVIAAFIIFYAPAFGGWFLEHDNFTEANPLVTPEHIKPVWYYTPYYAMLRVVPSFFGIKLWGVLVMFGAIAVLFLVPWLDKSPVKSYRYRGWLSWSMLLMFAVSFLWLGKIGAGPGTDPTETIIGRVLTFLYFAFFITMPVWTKLDKTKPVPERVTMHD
- the petA gene encoding ubiquinol-cytochrome c reductase iron-sulfur subunit; this encodes MTNHEVNTGRRRFLTATTAVVGAVGAGFAAVPFIKSWSPSARARFAGAPVSQDLSALVEGQQMVINWRGQPIFIAKRSKAMLDTMKSLDSLLADPGSANADQQPKYAQNASRSIKPEISVLVGVCTHLGCAPEHLPEVKPQPFDPDWKGGYFCPCHKSRYDLAGRVYKAQPAPANLPVPPYYFENDSTVVIGVDPQGAA
- a CDS encoding lytic transglycosylase domain-containing protein; its protein translation is MKAWPALLFTTLLLGAPALAGNVYRCEGSDGVTTYANKKVAGASCKLVGSYKAQRAPKPKAVAAPSRTSSRSSESPPLGGVPPATMAASQPARMSVPTAAEARVPAAPVVASSTPAAPRRVHGQVYSYIKDGVRTYSSARPRGMAVASVRTIKYSYMETCYACGTKPGVNFRTLRLNTTAYQAEIAAAAREHGVDESIVRAIIHAESAFNPNALSRVGAQGLMQLMPGTAREVGVSDAFDPVQNIGGGVRYLAMLLKRFNGNLTLAAAGYNAGPGAVAKYGGVPPYSETRRYVERVGLLADRYRGLANPVAAPAQGGLSAR